The Campylobacter concisus genome has a window encoding:
- a CDS encoding Gfo/Idh/MocA family protein, with the protein MKALIIGYGSIGKRHCEVLETLVQIDEICLVTSQDVAGKVCYKNLEEVSNLDKFDYFVIATPTFLHLENLKFIDERVSGKIILCEKPLFEKNYSFTPKNNKIFVGYVLRFHPLLQKLKEFLENEKILYLNANCGQHLPSWRSGDYRKCYSASKEKGGGVLLDLSHELDYAMWLCGKFASIQSFQGKISNLEITSDDLCMVFGRTKMDAIANVSIDYLSHITHRSLRVECEGSTYELDFIAGTLTKQDSSKQVFNMPNLARNEMFLAMHKDVLGEQKYICSFDEGLDVMDAIDQIQRQNNE; encoded by the coding sequence ATGAAAGCTCTTATTATAGGCTACGGTTCAATCGGCAAAAGACACTGCGAGGTCTTAGAGACTTTAGTACAGATAGATGAAATTTGCCTAGTTACTAGCCAGGATGTGGCTGGTAAAGTGTGCTATAAAAACTTAGAAGAGGTTTCAAATTTAGACAAGTTTGACTACTTCGTCATAGCAACTCCCACATTTTTACATCTAGAAAATTTGAAATTTATAGATGAAAGAGTGAGTGGCAAGATCATACTTTGTGAAAAGCCATTGTTTGAAAAAAACTATAGTTTTACGCCTAAAAATAATAAAATTTTTGTAGGTTATGTGCTAAGGTTTCATCCGCTCTTACAAAAACTAAAAGAGTTTTTAGAAAACGAGAAAATTTTATATCTAAATGCCAATTGCGGTCAGCATCTACCAAGCTGGCGAAGTGGCGACTATAGAAAGTGCTATAGTGCTAGCAAAGAAAAAGGTGGCGGAGTCTTGTTAGATCTTAGTCATGAGCTAGACTATGCTATGTGGTTATGTGGCAAATTTGCAAGCATACAGAGTTTTCAGGGTAAAATTTCAAATTTAGAGATAACAAGCGATGATCTATGTATGGTTTTTGGTAGGACTAAAATGGATGCCATAGCAAATGTAAGTATCGACTATCTAAGCCATATAACGCATAGAAGCTTGCGGGTGGAGTGCGAAGGCTCTACATATGAGCTTGACTTTATAGCAGGCACACTTACTAAGCAAGATAGTAGTAAGCAAGTTTTCAATATGCCAAATTTGGCAAGAAATGAGATGTTTTTAGCTATGCATAAAGATGTTTTGGGTGAGCAAAAATATATTTGTAGCTTTGATGAGGGGTTAGATGTGATGGACGCGATAGATCAAATTCAAAGGCAAAATAATGAGTAA
- a CDS encoding nucleotidyltransferase family protein, whose protein sequence is MRIVNDIKLSINSTIKDALQTINNGGLQIAIVVDENDALVGTVTDGDIRRGLLNGLDLNSSVSLVVHKSPSIASVGDTKESILKIALAKKLHKIPLVDELGKLVGIEDIEDIIKPVGKTNRVILMVGGLGTRLRPLTQDTPKPMLKVGNKPILQTIVEKFAEYGFVNITMCVNFNASIIRDYFGDGKEFGVNIDYVLEQKRMGTAGALSLLKERPSEPFFVMNGDLLTNVNFEHIFNYHMLHKATATMCVREYDYEVPYGVVKMNDNKITAIAEKPVQKFFVSAGIYMLSPEILDLIPQDEFYDMPTLFEKAIAQDKNVISFPIHEYWIDIGRLEEYQKANEEYAKIF, encoded by the coding sequence ATGAGAATAGTAAACGATATAAAACTAAGTATAAATTCAACCATAAAAGATGCCTTGCAGACCATCAACAACGGAGGGCTTCAAATAGCCATCGTTGTTGATGAAAACGATGCTCTAGTAGGCACGGTAACAGACGGTGATATCAGACGCGGTTTGCTAAATGGACTAGACCTAAACAGTAGCGTCAGCCTCGTAGTACATAAGAGCCCAAGTATAGCAAGTGTTGGTGACACAAAAGAGTCTATTTTAAAGATAGCACTTGCTAAAAAACTTCATAAAATTCCATTGGTTGACGAGCTTGGCAAGCTTGTGGGCATAGAAGACATTGAAGATATTATTAAGCCAGTTGGCAAGACAAATAGAGTTATCCTAATGGTAGGAGGCCTTGGTACTAGACTAAGACCACTCACGCAAGATACGCCAAAGCCGATGCTAAAGGTTGGAAACAAGCCGATCCTTCAGACGATAGTTGAGAAATTTGCTGAGTATGGCTTTGTAAATATCACGATGTGCGTAAATTTTAATGCAAGTATCATTAGGGACTATTTTGGCGACGGAAAAGAATTTGGCGTAAATATCGACTATGTTTTAGAGCAAAAAAGGATGGGTACAGCAGGGGCGTTAAGCTTGCTAAAAGAGCGTCCAAGTGAGCCATTTTTTGTTATGAACGGCGATCTTCTTACAAATGTAAATTTCGAGCACATTTTTAACTACCACATGCTACATAAAGCCACAGCTACAATGTGTGTCAGAGAGTACGACTACGAGGTGCCTTACGGCGTGGTAAAGATGAATGATAATAAAATAACTGCTATCGCAGAAAAACCAGTGCAGAAATTTTTTGTAAGTGCTGGGATATATATGCTCTCACCTGAAATTTTAGATCTAATTCCACAAGATGAGTTTTATGATATGCCTACACTCTTTGAAAAGGCGATAGCTCAAGACAAAAATGTAATCTCCTTTCCGATACATGAGTATTGGATAGACATAGGACGTCTTGAAGAGTATCAAAAGGCAAATGAAGAATATGCAAAGATATTTTAA
- the neuB gene encoding N-acetylneuraminate synthase, which yields MSNRVFIIAEAGVNHNGDINLAKKLIDVAAKAGADAVKFQTFKAQNLVSKNAQKASYQKETTDKNESQFEMIKKLELDEITHKELIAYCKQKNITFLSTPFDSDSIKLLDELGLSTFKIPSGEITNLPYLRQIGGLNKKIILSTGMANLGEVEAAIETLVKSGTKHEKISLLHANTQYPTPMEDVNLKAMITLKNAFGLEVGYSDHTLGIEVDIAAVAMGAKIIEKHFTLDKSLPGPDHKASLEPDELAAMVRAIRNIELALGDGLKHFSKSESENIKIARKSIVAKRDIKKGEIFSEQNICVKRPGDGINPMRWDEVIGQISQKDYKQDELI from the coding sequence ATGTCAAATAGGGTTTTTATCATAGCTGAGGCTGGGGTAAATCACAATGGCGATATAAATTTAGCTAAAAAACTGATCGACGTGGCAGCCAAAGCCGGCGCTGATGCAGTGAAATTTCAGACTTTTAAGGCTCAAAATCTTGTTTCAAAAAACGCACAAAAGGCTAGCTATCAAAAAGAAACTACCGATAAAAATGAAAGCCAGTTTGAGATGATAAAAAAGCTTGAACTAGATGAGATCACGCATAAAGAGCTTATAGCCTACTGCAAGCAAAAAAATATCACTTTTCTCTCAACTCCTTTTGATAGCGACAGCATAAAGCTTCTTGATGAGTTGGGGCTTAGCACATTTAAGATCCCAAGTGGCGAGATAACAAATTTACCTTATCTTAGGCAGATAGGTGGGCTTAATAAAAAGATCATTCTCTCAACTGGCATGGCAAATTTAGGCGAGGTGGAAGCCGCGATAGAAACACTTGTAAAAAGTGGCACGAAACATGAAAAAATAAGCCTTCTTCATGCAAACACGCAGTATCCAACGCCAATGGAGGATGTAAATTTAAAGGCGATGATAACTCTTAAAAATGCCTTTGGGCTTGAAGTCGGATATAGCGATCATACCCTTGGTATCGAGGTTGATATCGCAGCGGTTGCCATGGGCGCAAAGATCATAGAAAAGCACTTTACGCTTGATAAGAGCTTGCCTGGACCTGATCACAAGGCTAGCCTTGAGCCAGATGAGCTAGCGGCTATGGTTAGGGCTATTAGAAATATCGAGCTAGCGCTTGGAGACGGACTAAAGCATTTTAGCAAAAGTGAGAGCGAAAATATCAAAATAGCTAGAAAGTCGATCGTGGCAAAACGAGATATAAAAAAGGGTGAAATTTTTAGCGAGCAAAATATCTGCGTAAAACGCCCAGGAGACGGCATAAATCCTATGAGGTGGGATGAGGTGATCGGGCAAATTTCACAAAAAGACTATAAACAAGATGAACTGATATGA
- a CDS encoding LegC family aminotransferase translates to MKKCDSDEVLKFIKSTFGKDKVPLHEPKFIGNEKKYLLECIDSSFVSSVGKFVDEFESKLAQMVGAKFAVATTNGTSALHICLKLAGVEQNDEVITQPVTFIATCNAISYLFAKPVFVDVDLDTLGMSPASLSAFLEKNCELKGGKCINKTSGRILRACVPMHTFGLPCKIDEIAEICKRWNIALVEDCAESLGSYYKGTHTGNFGKLAAMSFNGNKIVTSGGGGAIITNDEEIAKHAKFITTTAKVPHPFEYRHSEIGYNYRLPNLNAALLVAQLENLELFLKSKRELAMIYKEYFSKFDDVKFIDEPAEARSNFWLNAVLFESREKRDEFLKFSNENGVFTRPIWQLMNELDMFKDCQRDELKNAKFLSDRIVNIPSSARV, encoded by the coding sequence ATGAAAAAATGTGATTCTGACGAGGTTTTGAAATTTATAAAAAGCACTTTTGGCAAGGACAAAGTTCCGCTTCACGAGCCTAAATTTATAGGCAATGAGAAAAAATATCTACTTGAGTGCATCGACTCTAGCTTTGTCTCAAGTGTCGGCAAATTTGTCGATGAGTTTGAGAGCAAGCTAGCTCAAATGGTCGGTGCTAAATTTGCAGTTGCCACGACAAATGGCACCTCGGCGCTTCACATCTGCCTAAAACTAGCTGGCGTAGAGCAAAATGACGAAGTGATCACGCAGCCAGTTACTTTTATAGCCACTTGCAACGCCATTAGCTACCTTTTTGCAAAGCCGGTTTTCGTGGATGTTGATCTTGATACACTTGGTATGTCGCCAGCGTCACTTAGTGCGTTTTTGGAGAAAAATTGCGAGCTAAAAGGCGGCAAATGTATTAATAAAACTAGCGGCAGGATATTGCGAGCCTGCGTACCTATGCACACTTTTGGACTGCCTTGCAAGATAGATGAGATAGCTGAAATTTGTAAGCGTTGGAACATCGCTTTAGTAGAAGACTGCGCCGAGAGCCTTGGTAGCTACTATAAAGGCACTCATACGGGGAATTTTGGCAAGCTTGCAGCGATGAGCTTTAATGGCAATAAGATCGTCACAAGCGGAGGAGGCGGAGCTATCATCACAAACGACGAGGAGATAGCAAAGCACGCCAAATTTATCACCACAACGGCCAAGGTGCCACATCCTTTTGAGTATCGTCATAGCGAGATCGGCTACAACTACCGCTTGCCAAATTTAAATGCGGCCCTTCTTGTGGCGCAGCTTGAAAATTTGGAGCTATTTTTAAAGAGCAAACGCGAGCTTGCGATGATCTATAAAGAGTATTTTTCTAAATTTGATGATGTGAAATTTATAGATGAGCCAGCGGAAGCTAGGTCAAATTTTTGGCTAAATGCGGTGCTCTTTGAAAGCCGTGAAAAGAGAGATGAGTTTTTGAAATTTAGCAATGAAAATGGCGTTTTTACGCGTCCTATCTGGCAGCTTATGAACGAGCTTGATATGTTTAAAGACTGCCAAAGAGATGAGCTAAAAAACGCTAAATTTCTAAGCGATAGGATAGTAAATATCCCAAGTAGTGCAAGAGTTTAG
- a CDS encoding cytidylyltransferase domain-containing protein encodes MSNVLCTICARGGSKGVKGKNVRELCGKPLIAHTIEQAIASNLFEHIVISTDSDLIAEAAVKYGAEVFFKRDATMASDTAGKLDVIKDAFLKSEEHYERKFDYEIDLDATSPLRDVSDITNSFEQFLRDDNDNLITAMPSRRSPYFNLVEIYPDGHVALAKTLPNAILCRQDAPKTYDMNASIYIWKREVLLNNDTLFLPKTGLYVMDEVRSIDIDCELDFKFVEFLMKEKNANR; translated from the coding sequence ATGAGTAATGTTTTATGTACGATATGTGCAAGAGGCGGTAGTAAGGGAGTTAAAGGCAAAAATGTTCGAGAGCTTTGCGGTAAGCCACTTATAGCTCACACCATAGAGCAGGCAATAGCATCAAATTTGTTTGAACATATAGTTATTAGCACAGATAGCGACCTGATAGCAGAAGCAGCTGTAAAGTACGGTGCGGAGGTCTTTTTTAAAAGAGATGCTACTATGGCTAGTGATACAGCAGGAAAGCTTGATGTTATAAAAGATGCTTTTTTAAAAAGTGAGGAACATTATGAACGTAAATTTGACTATGAGATCGACCTTGATGCTACATCTCCGCTTCGTGATGTAAGCGATATAACAAATTCTTTTGAGCAGTTTTTGCGTGATGATAATGACAACCTAATAACCGCTATGCCAAGCAGAAGAAGTCCATATTTTAACCTAGTTGAAATTTATCCAGATGGACACGTGGCACTTGCAAAAACTTTACCAAATGCTATTTTATGCCGTCAAGATGCACCAAAAACTTATGATATGAACGCTTCTATTTATATCTGGAAACGCGAAGTTTTGCTAAATAATGACACTTTATTTTTACCAAAAACTGGACTTTATGTGATGGACGAAGTTAGATCGATTGATATAGATTGTGAGCTTGATTTTAAATTTGTAGAGTTTTTAATGAAGGAAAAAAATGCTAACAGATAA
- the neuC gene encoding UDP-N-acetylglucosamine 2-epimerase, with amino-acid sequence MRKICVVTSTRAEYGLLYWLLKEIKADSELKLQLIVTGMHLSPEFGLTYKEIEKEFKIDKKIEILSSSHTSLDICAEMARVYEKFAPALAELKPDILVLLGDRYEIFGVAGVASIMQIPIAHIHGGETTQGAFDEAFRHSITKMSHIHFAATNEYANRIIQLGEDSSRVFNVGGPGIENIKKLNLLNKDEFEKSIKFKLAKKNILITFHPVTLENRSAREQFNELLKALDELEETNFVFTKANSDTDGDVINKMIDEYVSENPQKAVAFASLGQLRYLSAIKFVDIVLGNSSSGLLEVPSFKKATINIGDRQKGRARASSVIDVRPVKEEILAAIKRAYSKEFEQTLKDTINPYDGGNPSKKMVKILKEIKLEGILKKKFYDIGIK; translated from the coding sequence ATGAGAAAAATTTGTGTAGTGACAAGCACTAGAGCTGAATATGGCCTGCTTTACTGGCTCTTAAAAGAGATAAAAGCAGATAGCGAGCTTAAGCTTCAGCTTATTGTCACTGGTATGCACCTAAGCCCTGAGTTTGGACTAACATACAAAGAGATAGAAAAAGAATTTAAGATAGATAAAAAGATAGAAATTTTAAGTAGTTCTCATACAAGTCTTGATATTTGCGCTGAGATGGCAAGAGTTTATGAGAAATTTGCTCCGGCACTAGCCGAGCTTAAGCCTGATATATTGGTGCTTCTTGGTGATAGATATGAGATATTTGGTGTAGCAGGTGTCGCTAGTATCATGCAGATACCAATAGCACATATCCATGGCGGCGAGACCACACAAGGGGCGTTTGACGAGGCTTTTAGGCACAGTATAACAAAGATGAGCCATATACATTTTGCAGCCACAAATGAGTACGCAAACCGCATAATTCAGCTTGGCGAAGATTCCAGTAGAGTTTTTAATGTCGGCGGCCCTGGTATAGAAAATATAAAAAAGCTAAATTTATTAAACAAAGATGAGTTTGAAAAGTCTATAAAATTTAAGCTTGCTAAAAAAAATATCCTCATCACTTTTCATCCGGTGACACTTGAAAATAGGAGTGCAAGAGAGCAGTTTAATGAGCTTTTAAAAGCACTTGATGAACTAGAGGAAACAAATTTTGTCTTTACAAAAGCAAATAGCGACACAGATGGCGATGTGATAAATAAAATGATAGATGAGTATGTGAGCGAAAACCCACAAAAAGCAGTGGCTTTTGCATCGCTTGGACAGCTAAGATATCTAAGCGCGATAAAATTTGTTGATATCGTCCTAGGAAATAGCTCAAGTGGACTTTTGGAAGTTCCAAGCTTTAAAAAGGCCACCATAAATATAGGTGACCGTCAAAAAGGACGTGCTCGAGCTAGCAGTGTGATAGACGTTAGGCCTGTTAAAGAAGAAATTTTAGCTGCTATAAAAAGAGCGTATTCAAAAGAATTTGAGCAAACTTTAAAAGATACGATCAATCCTTATGATGGTGGCAATCCAAGCAAAAAAATGGTTAAAATTTTAAAAGAGATCAAGCTTGAAGGTATTTTGAAAAAGAAATTTTATGATATAGGTATAAAATGA
- a CDS encoding NeuD/PglB/VioB family sugar acetyltransferase — protein MVLVGGGGHCKSVIDVIESEAKFNIIGIIDTAENIGKKVLSYEIIGSDDDLAEIFKSCKNAVVTVGQIKSSEPRKRLFALLKEIGFILPTIVSPLAYISKHASVGEGTVVMHHALINAGANVGKNCIINTKALVEHDATIGDHCHISTASVVNGGVVVQDGIFFGSNATSKEYIVIGENSIIGGGTSVMRSLEKNAFIKA, from the coding sequence ATGGTTTTAGTAGGTGGTGGCGGGCACTGCAAAAGTGTGATAGATGTCATCGAGAGCGAAGCTAAATTTAATATAATTGGTATCATAGATACGGCAGAAAATATTGGCAAAAAGGTGCTTAGCTATGAGATCATCGGTAGCGATGATGATCTGGCTGAGATTTTTAAATCATGCAAAAATGCTGTGGTGACGGTTGGCCAGATAAAAAGTAGCGAGCCTAGAAAAAGACTGTTTGCACTGCTAAAAGAGATAGGTTTCATACTTCCAACCATAGTCTCACCGCTTGCGTATATCTCAAAGCATGCAAGTGTAGGTGAGGGAACGGTTGTGATGCATCATGCCTTGATCAACGCTGGCGCAAATGTCGGTAAAAACTGTATCATAAACACAAAAGCACTTGTTGAACATGACGCAACTATCGGTGATCACTGCCATATCTCAACAGCAAGTGTGGTAAATGGTGGCGTTGTTGTGCAAGATGGGATATTCTTTGGTAGCAATGCAACCAGCAAAGAGTATATCGTGATAGGCGAAAATTCTATCATAGGTGGCGGAACTAGCGTGATGAGAAGCTTGGAGAAAAACGCTTTTATAAAGGCGTAA